aaaaggAGTGGTCTTTTGGGGCCCTCTGTAGGTAGGGCCGGCTGCTGCTGAACGACGAGGCCCTCATCCTGCAGGCATGCAGGAATGAAGCCCCCAGGAATCAGGTCATCAACTTTAGTCccaccactgcccccccccccccctccaggtccCATTCAAAACGCCCGAGTCCGTAAATGCAGGCTACCCTCATTTGAACAGGAAGTTGATGACGATCTGGATCAGGACGAGGAAGATCACGAGGATGAAGTCACGGTGCTGCAGGATGCTGCCGTCGGCATGGCCGTGCACAGGTGCCAAGAGGCCACGCAGGGTGGCGATGTTCCTGGGGAATACAGAGACGGAATCGTCCACATGTCAATCAGAACCCAGGAGCCCTCGCTTAAATAACTACTGGCAGAGCAAAAAGGATACCTGTTAATGTCTTCCTGGGTTCGTCTTATGGATTCAATGGCACTTTGAAGTTCACTCAGGTCAGCCCCTTTCTTCCTTAAGCGGCTGCTGTGCTTGCTCTTGTGTCCTGAAAAGAAAAACGCATCACATGTAGATAAGACACAATGACAAGGTAAAATGGGGAAAACGGTCAGCAGAGAACCAATGGGAGTGTCTTAAGTTTTTATTCAGGTCATTTATGCTGCATCTGGAGAGGCGCTCTCATGTTAGCCTGCTCCTTCAGTATAAAATGCGAGCTTCGAGGGAGGACTCACTCTCGCTGCCGGACGAGTCGTGATGCTCGGGTTCTGGGGACGAGCCGCCACTCACTTTGCTCTTAGCTGCATCGCCTTGCTTGTGTTTGCGCTTGGGCACGGTGACCTGTAGGGGGCGGGCATCTCGTCGGCACAACGCTAACACACCACTGTGACGGGACTCGGAATTCAGGCCTCAAACAGGCAAACGCATGCTAATATGCATTTACAGGCAATATCGCATATATACGCTTATCTGATGCAGAGCATGACTGCAGAGCATGGCTGCAAAGTAGGGCTTGCAATATCGCATCGATATTATATCacacatgtgcaataatcaccagggcttcagaaaGATTTGGCTGGACCCCAGCTTCTCGGCCTAAAACTTAATCATTATAAATTCGGCATATCCTTACATTTAATGAATGTGTCAAACTTTGAATTGCAAAATAACCGCCACATCGCCAACATCTTTTGACCTTTTTAACTTGTTTATCCATAACATGTCCcggctgctgagctgtcccttCCTTCACTGCCGCTTCACtgcatatcgcactgaagtataccaaaccatagcatAACAGAACAGTATTATGTACTTTACGTAAAACATACAGGAAGTTTATACAGGTTACTATGTTTCGCacgtcatctgaagccctggtgattactgCGCACGCGCGGTATAATATCGACGCGGCGTCACCCAGCCCTGCTGCAAAGCATGCAGAAGTGCACAAGCAGCCACTGACAATTAAGACTTGTGCAAACCcttaaaaaataaactaaataatTAAGCAATCAATCATTCAATAAATCTTCACTACACCTGCAAAGCAGCTTTGGCCAACACAACAAAGCAGATgaatgtccaaaaaaaaaaatgagataaaGAATGTAACTGAGATTTGGAGAGGCCACAGGAAGCAGCCAGGTGATGGCGCTGGTGAGAGGCTGGGCTTAGCGCAGGCGGGAGTGAGACTGAAGCAGAGGAAACTCTGGGAGAAAATGCAGACCAACCTACCTGACATTTGTATTGGTCTCTCCTGGCCCCTTGGACACTGAGACTAACTACACTGCCAGAACGTACCATGGGAGTGCGATGGCGCACATTGGTCTGGATGCAGCCGTCTTTCTCAAACTGAATCAGATCGTTCAGGGGGTCCCAGGGACGGGTGCTGAAGGAGAGACAAGGGATCAGCGCAGGTCACAGTGAGCCGTCCCCGAAAACGATGCGGCTGGGAACCTACCGCAGGCAGACGGGCCAACTCGCTCATCACCGCAAGGGACAGACATCGATCCCTATGAACTACATGAATCGGTGAGGTTTTCACCCATTTAAACTCTACACCCTAATATCTTTACAGTTTCGTCAGCTGGAAATTAATACTGCCTATATACTATGTTATATTAATACTGCCTATATACTATGTTTTATTAATACTACCTATATACTATGTTATATTAATACTGCCTATATACTCTCATGCCAATTATTTGACTCTGAAGGAATTTGAGACAAAGGGCAAGAAGCATTGTAAAAAGTGCAAAATCTGAACGTAAATGTAACTTTAGCTTCTATTCTGTTACCTATGGTATAAATGGCAGATGTCAGCCATAATAAGTGATGCTCATCCTTTCCTTTCACCCCTATTGAACAAACCTGACCAAAAAAGCTTATAAcggtatttatatatatttatgaagCTCTGCAGTAGATTACCCAGTGGTAGTGAATCCCTTACTGTAAAACATATTACATGTACCACAATACCTTGATTTCGATGCTGGTTCCTGAAGATAATTTTTTTTGATaccaatatgtttttaaatcaatCAGTCAATTTCAACAACAAGAATACATTAAACATTACAACACAAATCTTTTATTTTAAGtcgttttgttagttattgatTAATTACTGGGGGGATAGATCGCGATCATAACGGGACAcaagattttatttatatttaacttaTACAACATGTTaataattcataaataaatctggccagcagatcgatctttcgtttGTAATGTTATCAGACGCTGGCGCGTTTCACCACCCGCGATATATGGAGACGCAAGCAAAAAGGTATTCAATCTTattgaggtacaaaaataattccatctacTCTGTCTCTCTTTTTGCACTTCCGCGTAACTTCTATGTAAGCGCCGGTGTTTGTGGTTAAGCAATCAGCAAATATATAGCACACATATattgaaatgacattgattccaTATCAGACAAAAAAGGATGAAACAACGTTGATCTTCAATTTTTatatcaacattgaatcaaggttttgcgaccatcaatttttcaatattgaaaatctgaccttttttttatgttatacaGGCAATCGCCAGCGACCTTAGATCTTTACACAAGTACGCTGCATGCTTATTAGCTCACAGGCGCTGAGATTGACTATTTGGGTATCGGAATTTGGCACCGAAAGATAATACATTTTTCGAACCTCCATATGATCGGAGCATTCCGGTCAGTACCACACAAGTACCGAAGTTCAGTACCCAGTCCTAACCACTAGAGTATTATAAAATGCTATTTCGAAAGCAGTGCTATTGCACATGTAGGCCATCTGCTTTTTGATTCCCTCCCCTTTTCTGCACCCAGTAAAATGACAAACCATCCAGTTACAAGGACTGATCAAAACTGCTTTTGCACAATACCAGCGATGGATACATACTATATCACGTTTaacaaaaagaaacagaagTTGTACATGTAAGTGTAGTGTGGCTGGCAGCTTATACCCTTGGTGTTGGCACTAGGATGGCTTTAATTTTGGTGATTATAAACAAACTGATGCAAATGCAGTTTTGCAGTTCCCTCTTTGTCCACTAGATGCCACCATCTTTGCGGAGAGAGAATGAGAGCGCCTGCACTCACTCAGCATATTTATAATGCCACTCTCCAGTGACTGGGTCCTGCTCGAAGAGTCCCGGGATCCACGCCTCACACTTGGCCTTGCGCTCGCGTGCCGATTTCCTCTGCGCTTCCTCCAGGAGGAACTTCTCGTTGGTGGCCTCTGTTTGGTCCTTGTTGTTGATCGCCCGGGTCACATGTTGCCACAGCCTGAGGAAGAATGATAGAAATTTACCAAAAATAACCTAAAACACGTTCATCAGATTTTATTGAATACGATCAAGCAGCCCTAGAACAATCTCAATGTGCTGCTATACACAGTCAATAAACTAAAGACCGATGACATCACTCTCCTACACACATCAGGATGGGCAGCAGCACTGACTCACTTCTCTGACTCGAAGTCTCCCTGGTCCTCGAGGAGCACCGTCCTGCGAGTCAGCCGGCTCCTCCTCAGGTCCGGTGTGGGGTTCCAGAAGGTTTCCACCATGCAAGTCTTCTTGTCATTGATGAGAACCTCGCAATCCTGTAGGGAGGTGGGCAGCTTTCTCCGTGTTTTGATGGCAAAAGCAGAAGCACACCTCCCACCTCATCCTCATGCCAACATGGCGGACAAACACCCCTCCCACCTCACACTGCCAGCCTCACGCCTTTACATTACCCCCCCCACGCCGTTTCTATTTTAGCCAGAACCCAGAAAGGATAGATCTGAGTAAGAGGGCTACAGGGTCAGTCAAAGGACCTCCTTCAATGTGAAAAAACAAGAGGTGCACATTTCACAATGAATACGGGTGATTTGTGCTGTAGGTTGAGCAGGGTGTATGAGATTTTCCAGCTTGACGGACATGGGGGAGCTCAGGTGACCCATCTGAACAGGCAATACGTGTGAAGGACGTACCCAGTGCCCCTCCAGGGTGGCCAGAACCTCCTTCCCCAGTTTGATCTTCCCGGAGATCTGGTTCACACTGTCGTTGCTGCCCAAGAAGGGCTATGGAGGAAAATATGACACTGTAGgtgttaaaaatattaactccaaaaaaagaaattaacagTTTGAAGAGTTTTATGTAGTGTGGTCACATTTATGCACTATTACGTAATCATTATATAAAGAAAAATGCATGCTGCAATGGGAATCTGTTTACCTGAAAAAACATTGGATCTGTggtctgctttttttttttaatttcacaaacTAAAACTTAAATTATCTGAATACACACTACTAAAAAAACCTACAAAAACATGGTCACTCTTGTTTCTGGAACCTTCTAATAAATGAGATCCTGCACCTTAAGCTTGAACTCCAGCTGGGCGCTGTAGCCGGTCTTCTCACACATGATGGTGACCTGGCCTCCCAGTTCCAGGGTCATGGTCCCATATAAGATTCCTGAGGGGCAAGAAATCAACACTGCAcaaggcattctgggtaaaattCATCATTACTGGGGCTCTTGAGGCGCCAGAACTGCTTACTGAGAAGGCAATCATAACAGAAGTGCGTTAAGCTGTTTGCGATCCAGCCGACATTAGCACAGAAATGTCGTTATTCCTTCAGGATCAACACCGATTACTTTGTGACGCAGTCGACGAAGAGCAACATCCCACTGTGGAACTAATTAAGTGTACACTGGGCATACTGGGTACCACTGTGAATAAGGGGCTTTCGTTTGTTATGGAGACCAACCAAACGATACCTCTCTTTCATCCACAGAAGCTTAAACATGTCAGAGATAGCAGAAGACAGGGGCCTGCTGGTTGCTATATACAGTTCATGCTGAGTGACAGGAGCAAAGGGGTAAATTATTTTGTACTTGCGGCTCAGGGGGAAAGGGATATAGGAAGAGCAAAAGCGTTTTATTATCATAGCTAGATGTCACAAACTAGCAAGAAGCCCAACCTGAAGACACACAGCTCTATTCTCACAGCTAGAATCTACGCGGTTACCTTTACAGTGGGCGTATGGCATGTTCATGACGTAATCCTCCCCCCGATTAAGAAAGGTCAGCCGGGCCTCTCCATCCAGGATGGCCGACAGGGAGTTTCCTGAGAACAGACCAGACCGTGTCTATCACATGCCGCGCAGCGCCAGCACCATTATAAATATATGACAATGGATTCCAGGAGCAGCCATTTGGAAAGACAGCGAGGTCGTCGTGCAAGCGGAGGCAGGGTTAGGCGCTGCTCACCGTAAAACTTCGACTTGGCCAGGATGCTTCCACTGAGGCAGAAACCATCCTTCCTGTTGCTCACATAAAAGGCTGACACTGGGGGATGATGGGATACCTGACAGGGAGAAGATAATGAAGCTAGAGGTGCAACAATGGGGCAAGTATGATCTATGAAAACTGACAGGAGACCAGCTTGAGAGTTAAGAAAGAAACTCATTGTCCAGGGTCTGGAACGTCGTGACCTGAACACAGGACTGTGAATATCGCCACCTGACTGTAGCAGAACGGGCCAATGAGACCATAAAAACCACTGAACATGCCAAAGGCCTGCAATGGAAGTCTCCCATGTGCATCACCTGCTCAGAGATGTAGAAGGTCTTGCTGTTGGTCTTGGGGTGAATCCACAGGCATCGGAAGGTCTCCCCGATGATGGGGTTGTATGGTTTCTTCAGGCCCTGGATGGGGGGCAAAGCAGAGGAGACTGTCAAGCAGCAGATATGGAGAACGTGCTGGACATTGAGGCTCTTCAGTGTCCACAGAAGAGCAGGAGGACAGCCTTTACCTTCGGCTTTTTGTAGAACCCAGACAGGTACCACTTGACCACCTTCTTCATCCGATTATAGGCATTTTCCTCCACAGCCGCCCTATCGAAACAGTCAAAAGCCTGAACTCACTTTTAGGCGAAATCTACATACTAGAGGACATTAATAGCATCCAGAGGTGGATacttcagatccagaaagtacaaatttaGACCAAGATTGTGTGTCAACCAACCAGTAAagtcctctgtgactgtgactgctTATACTGAACTAGTTGGCTGAAACAAGATCTTGctgtggatttttactttctagacctgaactGTGCACCTCTGATTGCTTCCTACTTTGGTATCTTTTAAAGGGGAATAACTCTGAGCGGCAGTATGTGATATACAACTCGGCACAGAAGATGTCTAACCACACTGGGTACCATCATCAACTTTGAAACAATCGGTATTAGATTATGAAGGTCACAGGATGCGAGACTTGTGTGGAACTCACTCGGACAGGAAGTCTGCATGGTAATAGTAGTCAGACAGCTTGTCCAGGAAGGAGCGCGGCTCCAGGATGAATGTGGGCAGCACCACCTTGGACAGGTCCATGCCAGGCCTGACCTGCTTCAGCAGGGTCCATATCAGGGATTTGTTTTCCTCTGATACCGTCTCCGTCTGCGAAGCTTCGCCTGCCTGAAACAGCACACAGACGCAAAGGCACATGGGGATTCAGAGTTTAAAACACGACCCACGTGGTCTGTTATCTAGCATGTTGTGCTCAATATGCAAATGTGCATTACATAAACCAGTCGCAAACTAATTTAACCTTTTCTGGTTGGCAGCCAATTTACACTAAAGTGAAACTGCAAAAAAATCTATTTGCAGCTTATCATCCTTACCACACATCGGGGGAATGAATTCTCGTCTTTAATCCGGGCATCACATTTTCACACATTCAGCCTCTACCTGCTCATAATGGCCGCAACAGCGCCAGTCATAATATTCCCAGGGTAGCTCAGCCTGAGGGTGAAACTCATATCTGCACTGACTGAAATAATTAACACCAGAGATACTTATCTAGTATACTGTATGTCTAACTGCATTAATTGTATGCTGTTGTTCCTTGTACTG
The nucleotide sequence above comes from Paramormyrops kingsleyae isolate MSU_618 chromosome 3, PKINGS_0.4, whole genome shotgun sequence. Encoded proteins:
- the LOC111843412 gene encoding oxysterol-binding protein-related protein 8-like isoform X3 — protein: MEPYTETQGEPDKTLHHAEIRDPPATSTALMPSDDAQLLTPGRMSQRGKESLQVPGRDHPSSPCASPGGNSGHGFDRGKDDVSQLKEDPSSSISKSKSETKLYNGSDRDTASSGNKLTKKESLRVQKKNYREEKKRATKELLSTITDPSVIVMADWLKIRGTLKSWTKLWCVLKPGVLLIYKTANKGQWVGTVLLGACELIERPSKKDGFCFKLFHPLEQSIWAVKGPKGEAVGSITQPLPSSHLIFRAASESDGRCWMDALELALKCSGLLKRTMIREGKEEPGSGAEHSHVRLYDLLRSNNLQGHEGFHFNDSEHFKDPDLYSDKSDRENEQESENEGLEKSEESDSDTSERQDDSYMEPEPMEALQETPYTEQSHEELGEAGEASQTETVSEENKSLIWTLLKQVRPGMDLSKVVLPTFILEPRSFLDKLSDYYYHADFLSEAAVEENAYNRMKKVVKWYLSGFYKKPKGLKKPYNPIIGETFRCLWIHPKTNSKTFYISEQVSHHPPVSAFYVSNRKDGFCLSGSILAKSKFYGNSLSAILDGEARLTFLNRGEDYVMNMPYAHCKGILYGTMTLELGGQVTIMCEKTGYSAQLEFKLKPFLGSNDSVNQISGKIKLGKEVLATLEGHWDCEVLINDKKTCMVETFWNPTPDLRRSRLTRRTVLLEDQGDFESEKLWQHVTRAINNKDQTEATNEKFLLEEAQRKSARERKAKCEAWIPGLFEQDPVTGEWHYKYADTRPWDPLNDLIQFEKDGCIQTNVRHRTPMVTVPKRKHKQGDAAKSKVSGGSSPEPEHHDSSGSERHKSKHSSRLRKKGADLSELQSAIESIRRTQEDINRNIATLRGLLAPVHGHADGSILQHRDFILVIFLVLIQIVINFLFK
- the LOC111843412 gene encoding oxysterol-binding protein-related protein 8-like isoform X5, translated to MAALMPSDDAQLLTPGRMSQRGKESLQVPGRDHPSSPCASPGGNSGHGFDRGKDDVSQLKEDPSSSISKSKSETKLYNGSDRDTASSGNKLTKKESLRVQKKNYREEKKRATKELLSTITDPSVIVMADWLKIRGTLKSWTKLWCVLKPGVLLIYKTANKGQWVGTVLLGACELIERPSKKDGFCFKLFHPLEQSIWAVKGPKGEAVGSITQPLPSSHLIFRAASESDGRCWMDALELALKCSGLLKRTMIREGKEEPGSGAEHSHVRLYDLLRSNNLQGHEGFHFNDSEHFKDPDLYSDKSDRENEQESENEGLEKSEESDSDTSERQDDSYMEPEPMEALQETPYTEQSHEELGEAGEASQTETVSEENKSLIWTLLKQVRPGMDLSKVVLPTFILEPRSFLDKLSDYYYHADFLSEAAVEENAYNRMKKVVKWYLSGFYKKPKGLKKPYNPIIGETFRCLWIHPKTNSKTFYISEQVSHHPPVSAFYVSNRKDGFCLSGSILAKSKFYGNSLSAILDGEARLTFLNRGEDYVMNMPYAHCKGILYGTMTLELGGQVTIMCEKTGYSAQLEFKLKPFLGSNDSVNQISGKIKLGKEVLATLEGHWDCEVLINDKKTCMVETFWNPTPDLRRSRLTRRTVLLEDQGDFESEKLWQHVTRAINNKDQTEATNEKFLLEEAQRKSARERKAKCEAWIPGLFEQDPVTGEWHYKYADTRPWDPLNDLIQFEKDGCIQTNVRHRTPMVRSGSVVSLSVQGARRDQYKCQVTVPKRKHKQGDAAKSKVSGGSSPEPEHHDSSGSERHKSKHSSRLRKKGADLSELQSAIESIRRTQEDINRNIATLRGLLAPVHGHADGSILQHRDFILVIFLVLIQIVINFLFK
- the LOC111843412 gene encoding oxysterol-binding protein-related protein 8-like isoform X7, producing MTKEEGLRGRRRFSMCTGVAVAFPPRRDGRKLIRNASFGGYHELPPVLQGFDRGKDDVSQLKEDPSSSISKSKSETKLYNGSDRDTASSGNKLTKKESLRVQKKNYREEKKRATKELLSTITDPSVIVMADWLKIRGTLKSWTKLWCVLKPGVLLIYKTANKGQWVGTVLLGACELIERPSKKDGFCFKLFHPLEQSIWAVKGPKGEAVGSITQPLPSSHLIFRAASESDGRCWMDALELALKCSGLLKRTMIREGKEEPGSGAEHSHVRLYDLLRSNNLQGHEGFHFNDSEHFKDPDLYSDKSDRENEQESENEGLEKSEESDSDTSERQDDSYMEPEPMEALQETPYTEQSHEELGEAGEASQTETVSEENKSLIWTLLKQVRPGMDLSKVVLPTFILEPRSFLDKLSDYYYHADFLSEAAVEENAYNRMKKVVKWYLSGFYKKPKGLKKPYNPIIGETFRCLWIHPKTNSKTFYISEQVSHHPPVSAFYVSNRKDGFCLSGSILAKSKFYGNSLSAILDGEARLTFLNRGEDYVMNMPYAHCKGILYGTMTLELGGQVTIMCEKTGYSAQLEFKLKPFLGSNDSVNQISGKIKLGKEVLATLEGHWDCEVLINDKKTCMVETFWNPTPDLRRSRLTRRTVLLEDQGDFESEKLWQHVTRAINNKDQTEATNEKFLLEEAQRKSARERKAKCEAWIPGLFEQDPVTGEWHYKYADTRPWDPLNDLIQFEKDGCIQTNVRHRTPMVTVPKRKHKQGDAAKSKVSGGSSPEPEHHDSSGSERHKSKHSSRLRKKGADLSELQSAIESIRRTQEDINRNIATLRGLLAPVHGHADGSILQHRDFILVIFLVLIQIVINFLFK
- the LOC111843412 gene encoding oxysterol-binding protein-related protein 8-like isoform X6 encodes the protein MPSDDAQLLTPGRMSQRGKESLQVPGRDHPSSPCASPGGNSGHGFDRGKDDVSQLKEDPSSSISKSKSETKLYNGSDRDTASSGNKLTKKESLRVQKKNYREEKKRATKELLSTITDPSVIVMADWLKIRGTLKSWTKLWCVLKPGVLLIYKTANKGQWVGTVLLGACELIERPSKKDGFCFKLFHPLEQSIWAVKGPKGEAVGSITQPLPSSHLIFRAASESDGRCWMDALELALKCSGLLKRTMIREGKEEPGSGAEHSHVRLYDLLRSNNLQGHEGFHFNDSEHFKDPDLYSDKSDRENEQESENEGLEKSEESDSDTSERQDDSYMEPEPMEALQETPYTEQSHEELGEAGEASQTETVSEENKSLIWTLLKQVRPGMDLSKVVLPTFILEPRSFLDKLSDYYYHADFLSEAAVEENAYNRMKKVVKWYLSGFYKKPKGLKKPYNPIIGETFRCLWIHPKTNSKTFYISEQVSHHPPVSAFYVSNRKDGFCLSGSILAKSKFYGNSLSAILDGEARLTFLNRGEDYVMNMPYAHCKGILYGTMTLELGGQVTIMCEKTGYSAQLEFKLKPFLGSNDSVNQISGKIKLGKEVLATLEGHWDCEVLINDKKTCMVETFWNPTPDLRRSRLTRRTVLLEDQGDFESEKLWQHVTRAINNKDQTEATNEKFLLEEAQRKSARERKAKCEAWIPGLFEQDPVTGEWHYKYADTRPWDPLNDLIQFEKDGCIQTNVRHRTPMVRSGSVVSLSVQGARRDQYKCQVTVPKRKHKQGDAAKSKVSGGSSPEPEHHDSSGSERHKSKHSSRLRKKGADLSELQSAIESIRRTQEDINRNIATLRGLLAPVHGHADGSILQHRDFILVIFLVLIQIVINFLFK
- the LOC111843412 gene encoding oxysterol-binding protein-related protein 8-like isoform X4 — translated: MTKEEGLRGRRRFSMCTGVAVAFPPRRDGRKLIRNASFGGYHELPPVLQGFDRGKDDVSQLKEDPSSSISKSKSETKLYNGSDRDTASSGNKLTKKESLRVQKKNYREEKKRATKELLSTITDPSVIVMADWLKIRGTLKSWTKLWCVLKPGVLLIYKTANKGQWVGTVLLGACELIERPSKKDGFCFKLFHPLEQSIWAVKGPKGEAVGSITQPLPSSHLIFRAASESDGRCWMDALELALKCSGLLKRTMIREGKEEPGSGAEHSHVRLYDLLRSNNLQGHEGFHFNDSEHFKDPDLYSDKSDRENEQESENEGLEKSEESDSDTSERQDDSYMEPEPMEALQETPYTEQSHEELGEAGEASQTETVSEENKSLIWTLLKQVRPGMDLSKVVLPTFILEPRSFLDKLSDYYYHADFLSEAAVEENAYNRMKKVVKWYLSGFYKKPKGLKKPYNPIIGETFRCLWIHPKTNSKTFYISEQVSHHPPVSAFYVSNRKDGFCLSGSILAKSKFYGNSLSAILDGEARLTFLNRGEDYVMNMPYAHCKGILYGTMTLELGGQVTIMCEKTGYSAQLEFKLKPFLGSNDSVNQISGKIKLGKEVLATLEGHWDCEVLINDKKTCMVETFWNPTPDLRRSRLTRRTVLLEDQGDFESEKLWQHVTRAINNKDQTEATNEKFLLEEAQRKSARERKAKCEAWIPGLFEQDPVTGEWHYKYADTRPWDPLNDLIQFEKDGCIQTNVRHRTPMVRSGSVVSLSVQGARRDQYKCQVTVPKRKHKQGDAAKSKVSGGSSPEPEHHDSSGSERHKSKHSSRLRKKGADLSELQSAIESIRRTQEDINRNIATLRGLLAPVHGHADGSILQHRDFILVIFLVLIQIVINFLFK
- the LOC111843412 gene encoding oxysterol-binding protein-related protein 8-like isoform X2, with the translated sequence MEPYTETQGEPDKTLHHAEIRDPPATSTALMPSDDAQLLTPGRMSQRGKESLQVPGRDHPSSPCASPGGNSGHGFDRGKDDVSQLKEDPSSSISKSKSETKLYNGSDRDTASSGNKLTKKESLRVQKKNYREEKKRATKELLSTITDPSVIVMADWLKIRGTLKSWTKLWCVLKPGVLLIYKTANKGQWVGTVLLGACELIERPSKKDGFCFKLFHPLEQSIWAVKGPKGEAVGSITQPLPSSHLIFRAASESDGRCWMDALELALKCSGLLKRTMIREGKEEPGSGAEHSHVRLFNDSEHFKDPDLYSDKSDRENEQESENEGLEKSEESDSDTSERQDDSYMEPEPMEALQETPYTEQSHEELGEAGEASQTETVSEENKSLIWTLLKQVRPGMDLSKVVLPTFILEPRSFLDKLSDYYYHADFLSEAAVEENAYNRMKKVVKWYLSGFYKKPKGLKKPYNPIIGETFRCLWIHPKTNSKTFYISEQVSHHPPVSAFYVSNRKDGFCLSGSILAKSKFYGNSLSAILDGEARLTFLNRGEDYVMNMPYAHCKGILYGTMTLELGGQVTIMCEKTGYSAQLEFKLKPFLGSNDSVNQISGKIKLGKEVLATLEGHWDCEVLINDKKTCMVETFWNPTPDLRRSRLTRRTVLLEDQGDFESEKLWQHVTRAINNKDQTEATNEKFLLEEAQRKSARERKAKCEAWIPGLFEQDPVTGEWHYKYADTRPWDPLNDLIQFEKDGCIQTNVRHRTPMVRSGSVVSLSVQGARRDQYKCQVTVPKRKHKQGDAAKSKVSGGSSPEPEHHDSSGSERHKSKHSSRLRKKGADLSELQSAIESIRRTQEDINRNIATLRGLLAPVHGHADGSILQHRDFILVIFLVLIQIVINFLFK
- the LOC111843412 gene encoding oxysterol-binding protein-related protein 8-like isoform X1, encoding MEPYTETQGEPDKTLHHAEIRDPPATSTALMPSDDAQLLTPGRMSQRGKESLQVPGRDHPSSPCASPGGNSGHGFDRGKDDVSQLKEDPSSSISKSKSETKLYNGSDRDTASSGNKLTKKESLRVQKKNYREEKKRATKELLSTITDPSVIVMADWLKIRGTLKSWTKLWCVLKPGVLLIYKTANKGQWVGTVLLGACELIERPSKKDGFCFKLFHPLEQSIWAVKGPKGEAVGSITQPLPSSHLIFRAASESDGRCWMDALELALKCSGLLKRTMIREGKEEPGSGAEHSHVRLYDLLRSNNLQGHEGFHFNDSEHFKDPDLYSDKSDRENEQESENEGLEKSEESDSDTSERQDDSYMEPEPMEALQETPYTEQSHEELGEAGEASQTETVSEENKSLIWTLLKQVRPGMDLSKVVLPTFILEPRSFLDKLSDYYYHADFLSEAAVEENAYNRMKKVVKWYLSGFYKKPKGLKKPYNPIIGETFRCLWIHPKTNSKTFYISEQVSHHPPVSAFYVSNRKDGFCLSGSILAKSKFYGNSLSAILDGEARLTFLNRGEDYVMNMPYAHCKGILYGTMTLELGGQVTIMCEKTGYSAQLEFKLKPFLGSNDSVNQISGKIKLGKEVLATLEGHWDCEVLINDKKTCMVETFWNPTPDLRRSRLTRRTVLLEDQGDFESEKLWQHVTRAINNKDQTEATNEKFLLEEAQRKSARERKAKCEAWIPGLFEQDPVTGEWHYKYADTRPWDPLNDLIQFEKDGCIQTNVRHRTPMVRSGSVVSLSVQGARRDQYKCQVTVPKRKHKQGDAAKSKVSGGSSPEPEHHDSSGSERHKSKHSSRLRKKGADLSELQSAIESIRRTQEDINRNIATLRGLLAPVHGHADGSILQHRDFILVIFLVLIQIVINFLFK